Genomic segment of bacterium:
CCACGCAGGTCTACCAGGGCAACACCAATCAGACGCTGCAGGCCGCCGGGGGACAGCAGGCCGGGGTCTTTGACGTCGGCGTCACCTGCGCGAACGGAACGGCCGTCGATACCGGGAGCGCGGGATGCTCGACCCTGCCCAACCAGCGCCTCGTCCGGGCGACCGGATACGTACCGTCCAAGACCGGGGCCCTCGGCAAGCGCACGGTCCAGGCCCTGGTGTCCCAGAACACCTTCTATAACAAGACGATCTGCGGCTACCAGAATGTGACCTTCGCCCAGGGCGTGACGATCCAGGGAGACGTCGGAAGCGAGGGAACCGTCAACCCAGACCTCGGCCTGCAGGGACCGTCCGGGAGCGCGGCCAACATCCAGCCGGCGCCAGGCGGGGTCCAGCCGGGCAGTGCCTACGCGGTCAGCTCGGTAAGTTGTTCGCAGGGGTGCGCCACCCAGGTCGCGGGATCGGTGAACAACAACCAGGCCGCCGGGACCGTTTGCCCGAACCTCGCCCAGGTCTGGAGCACCTACGTCTGCACCCCCGGAACCGCAACATTCAATGGAAGCGCGCTCACGATCACAAGCGCCAACAACAGTTGGAATAGCATCACCCTTGTGTCGGGGGGGAGCGTCACCTTCGTGACCGCCGGGCCCACCGACGTCCTAACGGTGAACGTGAACTCGATTACCGCCGGCAGCAATACGCAGTTTGTCCTTCAAGGGGGAGGCATCGTCCAACTGAACGTCAACAGCCAGCTCACGGTGGGACAGGGAAGTGGCTTCGGGCTCACGAGCTTCCAAAGCCCTCTTCCTAGTCCTGTCCCCACATCCGCCCTTGTGCCGGCCGGCCACCTGATCGTGCGGAGCTGCAACACGGGGACGCCTACGCCGGCGATCTGGTTCAACCAGACGGGCGGGCTTAGCGCGGTGTTCATCGCGCCGTACGGCAACGTCAAGATGGATCAGGCGCAGAACTCGCAGGGAGCGATCCTGGCCGCCAACATCACACTTGACGCGAGCACCGGTTTCGGGTTCGACGCGACAGCCAGCGCCGTCGGGTTCGGCTTCAACAAACTGCTATCCTGGCAAGACGTCCCGTAGAGGAGAGGCCTCAATGAAACGGTTGGTATGGTCGCTCGTTGCCCTCGTGGTGGTAGCCTCCTTTCCCCCGGTCCCGACTGGGGCCGCCGGAGGACTCTCTGATCGATTTGCCCATCCACCGATTCACGTGCGCGGGAAAGCCAAAACATCACCGATCTTCTACATGCCGTCTCAAATCCGACGGGCCTACGGTCTCGACAACGTGACCAGCGACGGGAGCGGTCAAGTCATCGCCATTGTCGATGCGTACGATGACCCCACCATTGCCAGCGATCTCCAAACGTTCATCACGCAATTCGGCTTGGGTTCGATGAACGGCCTGTCGCCCCAGACCGCGTGCACCGTGGCCGCGGGTCCTCATCCGTGCTTCCAAAAGATGTTCGGCCCGGGACCGACCCCCCAAACCAACTCGGGTTGGGCGCTCGAGATCGCGCTGGACGTGGAGTGGGCGCACGCCATCGCTCCCGGCGCCGATATCCTCCTCGTGGAGGCCAGCACCAGCTCGCTCTCCGACCTGCTCGGCGCGGTCGACGTTGCCGTAGGCAACGGGGCCAAGGCCGTGTCGATGAGTTGGGGCGGGCCGGAGTTCCTGACCGAGTCGCTGTACGACGACCACTTCAGTACTCCAAAGGGTGTGACCTTCACCGCTGCCTCGGGTGACAGCGGGTCCGGGGTCCTCTGGCCCGCGGCCTCGCCCTACGTCGTCGGCGTGGGCGGCACCACGCTGCAACTCGACAGCAGCAATAACGTCATCTCCGAAACCGCCTGGAGCGGATCCGGCGGCGGCATCAGCGTGGCCGAGAAGGAACCCGTCTATCAGACCAACTTCTTGGTGATGAGCGGAGGGGGCCGCGGCGTTCCGGATGTCTCTTACGTGGCAGATCCGAATACGGGCGTCGAAGTGTACGATTCGACTCCGTACAATGGCCAAATCGGGTGGTTTACGGTTGGGGGCACGAGTGTAGGCACCCCTCAGTGGGCCGCCATCGTCGCGTTGGCCGACCAGACGCGGCCGGCCGGGTCACAGCCGCTCTATACGACACAGACCAGCTCGCCTTTCTACTATGCGGCCAACGCGATGGTCTACGCGTCAAACTACCGGGACATCACGGTGGGCAGCAACGGCAGGCGGTCCTGCCGAATCTGTAGTGCCACCGTTGGGTACGATTTCGTCACGGGCCTAGGCAGCCCGCTGTCCAATAACCTTGTGCCGTTCCTGAGCGGGCATTAAGGATGGGGCGGAACCTCCGGCGCGCTCCTCAAGACCGCGCCGGAGGCTGCTCCCGCTCCCAGGGCCGCGCACTGAGATACGCCTGAAGGATCAACGACGCGGCGACCCGGTCCCGGACCAGGCCCCGCCGGTCCCGCCTGACACCCGCATCGCGAAGCGTGCGCTCGGCCGCCACGGTCGAGAGCCGCTCGTCCCACAGGTCCACCGGGACCGACACGATCCGTCGTAACGCCTCCGCAAAGGCTTCTGCCTGCTTTGCCGCCGGACCTGACGTTCCGTCCATGTTCCGCGGCCACCCGACGACGATGCGGCCGACCCCGTGGGACCCGGCGAGTGCGGCGACCGCGGCGAGATCTTTCCCGCGTTCGCGGTGGATGAGCGTGTCGAGCGGAGTGGCGACCGAGCGGGTCGGGTCGCTCAGCGCAAGACCGATCCGGCGGGTCCCGAGATCGACCGCCAGGATTCGGGTCAGCGGCGCCCCTCCGGGACCGCGGTGAGGGCCTCCCGAATCACCGCAGGGAGATCGTTCAACACGGGTCCGAGCAACGTGGGGTCTCCCCCGCCCCCCTGAGCCAGT
This window contains:
- a CDS encoding S53 family peptidase produces the protein MKRLVWSLVALVVVASFPPVPTGAAGGLSDRFAHPPIHVRGKAKTSPIFYMPSQIRRAYGLDNVTSDGSGQVIAIVDAYDDPTIASDLQTFITQFGLGSMNGLSPQTACTVAAGPHPCFQKMFGPGPTPQTNSGWALEIALDVEWAHAIAPGADILLVEASTSSLSDLLGAVDVAVGNGAKAVSMSWGGPEFLTESLYDDHFSTPKGVTFTAASGDSGSGVLWPAASPYVVGVGGTTLQLDSSNNVISETAWSGSGGGISVAEKEPVYQTNFLVMSGGGRGVPDVSYVADPNTGVEVYDSTPYNGQIGWFTVGGTSVGTPQWAAIVALADQTRPAGSQPLYTTQTSSPFYYAANAMVYASNYRDITVGSNGRRSCRICSATVGYDFVTGLGSPLSNNLVPFLSGH
- the ruvX gene encoding Holliday junction resolvase RuvX — translated: MTRILAVDLGTRRIGLALSDPTRSVATPLDTLIHRERGKDLAAVAALAGSHGVGRIVVGWPRNMDGTSGPAAKQAEAFAEALRRIVSVPVDLWDERLSTVAAERTLRDAGVRRDRRGLVRDRVAASLILQAYLSARPWEREQPPARS